A region from the Leguminivora glycinivorella isolate SPB_JAAS2020 chromosome 3, LegGlyc_1.1, whole genome shotgun sequence genome encodes:
- the LOC125224675 gene encoding solute carrier family 22 member 12-like yields the protein MGLVQIPACLVATWLSRVFGRKLSMISNFIILGLTMFVLIFTPRNHWTALTFGIIGLWAVNVTFNIVYVWVSELFPTPLRNMAYGMGSCGAKAGAMTAPFIANLGPHWMPSLIFSTMSLLGVISCLVLPETKGKKLEDNLDHTK from the exons ATGGGACTCGTTCAG ATACCAGCCTGTTTGGTTGCTACATGGCTGAGCAGAGTTTTCGGTAGAAAACTGTCTATGATAAGTAATTTCATCATCTTGGGCCTGACCATGTTCGTGTTAATTTTTACACCGAGAAATCATTGGACTGCTTTGACTTTCGGTATCATCGGACTTTGGGCAGTTAATGTTACATTCAACATTGTATACGTGTGGGTCTCAGAATTGTTTCCTACTCCGTTAAGGAACATGGCTTATGGTATGGGTTCTTGTGGAGCAAAGGCCGGAGCCATGACTGCGCCTTTTATAGCCAATCTTGGGCCTCATTGGATGCCATCTTTAATATTCTCAACAATGTCTTTATTAGGTGTAATCAGTTGTTTAGTTTTGCCAGAGACAAAAGGGAAGAAATTAGAAGACAACTTAGATCATACGAAATAA
- the LOC125224962 gene encoding organic cation transporter protein-like, with protein MEIEKTAKKDEESDIDYIEKTIGAFGWWQAKVCILASLTRFLAMWNMLNIMFLTYDNSFTCIRFNGTQPVTVTPTTCYENCIKYDFEFEEGLFLKGFVEEFGLICDRAWMASFAQTILMFGLLFGVSLFGWISDRFGRSKAIFYSAFLVVVFMLGSCFAPDYWTFCGLRFLTGIATGGQMIVAVVLVLEVVGAKYREVTGACISLPDGIAEATLVVFAHFAPTWRVYLLSICTVSALLMILQIFLPESPRWLMSRGQGEKARTIMMKAVVW; from the exons ATGGAAATTGAAAAGACGGCTAAGAAAGATGAAGAAAGTGATATTGATTATATTGAAAAAACAATTGGTGCGTTCGGTTGGTGGCAAGCAAAAGTGTGCATTCTCGCGTCCTTGACCAGATTCTTGGCTATGTGGAACATGCTAAACATAATGTTCCTGACCTACGACAACAGTTTTACGTGTATTAGATTCAACGGAACTCAACCAGTGACTGTGACCCCTACAACTTGCTATGAGAACTGTATCAAGTATGATTTCGAGTTTGAAGAGGGCTTATTTCTTAAAGGTTTTGTAGAAGAATTTGGATTGATTTGCGATAGAGCCTGGATGGCTAGTTTCGCACAGACTATACTTATGTTTGGTTTGCTCTTTGGAGTCTCTTTGTTTGGATGGATCTCGGACAG ATTTGGCCGTAGTAAAGCGATATTTTACTCCGCTTTCCTGGTGGTAGTTTTCATGTTAGGGTCTTGCTTTGCTCCCGACTATTGGACATTCTGCGGTTTACGGTTCCTCACTGGAATCGCCACTGGTGGCCAGATGATTGTTGCTGTTGTTCTGGTGCTGGAGGTCGTGGGAGCCAAATATCGCGAGGTTACTG GTGCCTGTATCTCCTTGCCCGACGGAATCGCGGAAGCAACCTTGGTGGTATTCGCCCATTTTGCCCCCACATGGCGAGTTTATCTGCTGTCTATCTGCACTGTGTCAGCTCTGTTGATGATCCTGCAAATATTTCTACCTGAGTCCCCGAGGTGGCTGATGTCTAGGGGGCAAGGGGAAAAGGCAAGGACGATTATGATGAAGGCTGTTGTTTGGTAA
- the LOC125224734 gene encoding solute carrier family 22 member 15-like, which translates to MVSSSFAPDYWTFCALRFFIGVATGGVLIVSIVMVLEVVGPQHREVAGCGINLPDGLAEASLVSFVQFSPTWRIYLLSMGGASALIMVFLVLLPESPRWLMARGRLDEARVLMMKAAKCNDLDPCTTEETITTIISRETKEIKTTTYCDLFKTKRLFSRTVCSVLVWMIAGIGYFGITQYCTFLGTNVFVSVVIMGLMQIPAAFIATWLNKIYGRKATIISNLSTTGLTMFLLIFTAPDHWAALTLGIIGLWTVTITFNVLYVFVSELFPTTLRNMAYGVSSSGAKIGAMVAPFIANLSPHWVPSLIFSVLAFLGAVFVSLYRKLKGGRWKMK; encoded by the exons ATGGTGTCTTCCAGCTTCGCTCCTGACTATTGGACGTTCTGTGCCCTCCGCTTCTTCATCGGTGTTGCTACAGGCGGAGTGCTTATCGTCAGCATCGTCATGGTGCTTGAGGTGGTGGGACCGCAGCATAGAGAGGTCGCAG GTTGCGGAATAAACTTGCCAGACGGTCTTGCCGAAGCCTCCCTGGTATCCTTCGTCCAGTTCTCACCAACCTGGAGGATATACCTTCTGTCCATGGGTGGTGCATCTGCTCTCATCATGGTATTCCTGGTGCTGCTGCCTGAATCACCTCGGTGGTTGATGGCTAGAGGACGGTTGGATGAAGCGAGGGTTTTGATGATGAAGGCGGCTAAATG CAATGATCTCGACCCTTGCACCACCGAAGAAACCATAACCACCATTATTTCAAGAGAAACCAAAGAAATCAAAACCACAACATATTGCGACCTGTTCAAAACTAAGAGGCTGTTCTCAAGGACAGTGTGTTCTGTGCTGGTGTGGATGATAGCTGGGATAGGGTACTTCGGCATCACGCAGTATTGCACGTTCTTGGGGACGAATGTGTTTGTCTCTGTCGTTATTATGGGGTTGATGCAG ATACCTGCTGCTTTTATAGCAACCTGGCTCAACAAAATCTACGGCAGAAAAGCAACTATAATCAGCAACCTATCCACCACTGGCCTCACCATGTTTCTCCTCATCTTCACTGCTCCCGACCACTGGGCAGCACTGACCTTAGGAATCATCGGCCTCTGGACTGTTACCATAACCTTCAACGTCCTCTATGTATTTGTGTCTGAACTATTTCCTACTACTTTAAGGAATATGGCGTATGGTGTGAGCTCTTCTGGAGCTAAAATTGGAGCGATGGTAGCTCCTTTTATAGCAAATCTTAGCCCTCATTGGGTACCTTCGTTGATATTTTCTGTATTAGCATTTTTGGGGGCGGTGTTTGTTTCGCTTTACCGGAAACTAAAGGGAGGCCGTTGGAAGATGAAATAG
- the LOC125224674 gene encoding organic cation transporter protein-like, which translates to MDTEKPKDVKLSDVESKKDVKKSGNSDDYLEKTIGAFGAWQAKVCILASLTRFLAMWNMLNIMFLTYDNRFTCVEFKGTQVANVTPSTCYDDCVQYEFETGIFVKGFVEEFGLICERAWMASFTQTILMFGLLFGVWLFGWISDRFGRSRAIISSACLVVVLQFGSSFAPDYWTFCALRFLMGVATGGQMIVAVVIVLEVVGARHRELAGACISLPDGIAEATLVAFAHFAPTWRIYLFSISAASALLMLIQILLPESPRWLMSRGQVDKAKMIMTKAVTCNKLNAASLEENINSKTPVDSKKKNNNTYLDLFKSKKMSIKTLAVIFIWVTHGMCFFGINQYCTFLGSNVFLSVIVMGLIQLPACFVATWLNKVYGRKATMISNLGITGLTMLLLIFIKKDHWAALTLGIIGLWAVNITCNVAYVWVSELFPTPLRNMAYGMGSSGAKVGAMIAPFIANLGPHWVPSLIFSAVSFLAVGASYVLPETKGKQLEDDINHADK; encoded by the exons ATGGATACAGAAAAGCCTAAAGATGTTAAATTAAGTGACGTAGAATCTAAGAAAGATGTAAAGAAAAGTGGAAATAGTGATGACTATCTTGAAAAGACAATTGGTGCTTTTGGTGCGTGGCAGGCTAAAGTATGCATTCTTGCATCTCTGACAAGATTTCTTGCGATGTGGAACATGCTAAACATCATGTTTCTGACATATGACAATCGCTTCACTTGTGTTGAATTCAAGGGGACTCAAGTAGCTAATGTTACACCGTCAACGTGCTACGATGATTGCGTTCAGTACGAGTTTGAGACGGGGATTTTTGTAAAAGGTTTTGTGGAGGAGTTTGGACTGATTTGTGAGAGAGCCTGGATGGCTAGTTTTACGCAAACTATACTCATGTTTGGATTGCTGTTCGGTGTTTGGTTGTTTGGATGGATATCTGACAG ATTCGGCCGCAGCCGAGCTATAATCTCCTCAGCTTGTCTCGTGGTGGTCCTCCAGTTTGGTTCAAGCTTCGCTCCAGACTACTGGACCTTTTGCGCCCTTCGGTTTCTCATGGGAGTGGCCACGGGCGGGCAGATGATTGTAGCTGTGGTGATCGTGCTGGAAGTGGTAGGAGCCAGACATCGTGAGCTTGCAG GCGCCTGTATTTCCTTACCGGACGGAATAGCCGAAGCAACCCTAGTCGCTTTCGCTCACTTCGCCCCAACTTGGAGGATCTACCTGTTTTCCATCAGCGCTGCATCAGCACTCTTAATGCTCATCCAGATATTGTTGCCCGAATCTCCAAGATGGCTGATGTCTAGGGGACAAGTTGATAAAGCAAAGATGATTATGACCAAGGCTGTTACGTG TAACAAACTGAATGCAGCTTCTCTAGAAGAAAATATTAACAGCAAAACTCCAGTCGattcaaaaaagaaaaacaataatACGTATTTGGACctattcaaatccaaaaaaatgtccattaaaaCTCTGGCAGTCATTTTCATATGGGTGACTCATGGAATGTGTTTCTTTGGCATCAACCAATATTGTACGTTTTTGGGCTCCAATGTCTTCCTGTCTGTTATAGTAATGGGCTTGATTCAG cTTCCTGCCTGCTTCGTCGCAACATGGTTGAACAAAGTATACGGTAGAAAAGCAACCATGATAAGTAATTTAGGAATCACTGGCCTGACTATGTTGTTACTTATCTTTATTAAAAAGGATCACTGGGCCGCTTTAACTTTAGGAATCATTGGACTTTGGGCAGTTAATATTACTTGTAACGTCGCATATGTTTGGGTGTCTGAATTGTTCCCTACTCCATTAAGGAACATGGCTTACGGTATGGGGTCCTCAGGAGCTAAGGTTGGAGCTATGATTGCACCTTTTATAGCAAATCTTGGTCCTCATTGGGTGCCATCGTTGATATTCTCAGCTGTATCGTTCTTAGCTGTAGGCGCTAGTTACGTTTTGCCTGAGACTAAGGGAAAACAATTGGAAGACGATATAAATCATGcagataaataa